The genomic window CGCAGTACCACTGTATGAAACCGTTGTAAAACCAAAGCCCATCCCTTCGCCTAACATGCAGGCTAATTTGTGCACATCGGAATTGGCATCGGTATCGGTTGTTCCTCGACCTACAACCATTAAACAAACCTCTTTTCTGTCCATGGGTGAATGCTTACGTTCCTCTTCCAACACTCTTTTCTGAGCTAACTCTAGCAAAAAGGAATTTACACCAAGATGTTTTCCCATTTTAATGGTTAAATCTTTGTAATAGCTTTGTATGGTATTCATCTCGTAAGGAATATCATTCTTGGCATGAGAACCCGCAAAAAGTATAACAGGCAATGCATAAATTTCACGAATACCTTTTTGATACATACGTTCAACAGAAGCTTCATAAACTGGATGATTAAATTCTAAAAACCCATAATCTACTTCGTATTCTGTATACCTTGCTTGTAAAACTCTAACTAACTCTTTAAAAGAATCGGTTCCTGATTTGGTTCTACTACCATGTCCACAAAGTAAAATTCCTTTTTTCATTGTTTTATGTAATTGGTTCTGCCCCTATTAAAAATACTACAGGCATTTGTAGTTCTTGTTTTTTAACGTCATTTTCAATTCTCCCTAATGTTGATGATAATAACACCTCGTTTTGTCTTGATACATTAGAAATAGCACTAATAGGGATATCTGGGTTTTTACAAACCTTCAGTAGTTTAGGAATAATTTGGTCTAAACTTTTTAACCCCATATATAACGCCAATGTATTACCTGCGTTAAGCATTTCGGCTATACCTTTAAGCTGCGCTGTGGAATAATCGGCTGTATGAGCTGTACAAATTAAAACAGCATTAGATTGCCTTCTTTCTGTAATAGGGATATTAGCTGAACTGGCTGCTGCTAAAGCGGCAGAAATACCAGGAACAACTGTAAATGGTAGATTTTGCTTTGTTAAAAAACGAGCTTCTTCTGCTGCTCTACCATAAATATATGGATCGCCAGATTTTAAACGAACAACTCTTTCGCCTTGTTCGCAATGCGCTTTCATTAATATATTTATTTTATTTTGACGCGTTTCTTGATCTTCAATATCACCAAATTTCCTTCCTACGTAAATACGTTCAGCTTTTGTATTGATATTTAATATTTCATCTGAAATTAAATTATCATGTAATATAATTTCAGCATTTTCAATAGCTTCAAAAGCTTTTAATGTTAATAAATTTTTATTCCCAGGCCCTGCACCAATAATGCTTATTTCTGGTAAATACGTTTTTGTGAAAATCCATTCAGGATTAGAAAATTGATAAGTATAATTAAGTAATGATTTGGATTTAAAATTGTCTATAATCTTATAACGTTCTTCTGTTGTTGCCTCAAAAACAGGTGTAGGTAAGTTTAAATGAAATGCTGCATTTTCATAATACGCCCTTCTTTTTGGGTGTACATCTGCACAACCATTAATAACTTCTCCAAAACAGTTTTGTTTTAAAATAGCTTCAATTAAACCCACAGCATCTTTTTGATGAATAAGATTTACTGGTACATTTGGATTTTTTAATTGTTTTTTATTTGCTAGAAAGCGTCCTGGATGCCGTTTGCTTCCTATTAACCCTGCCAAACGCAAAATAGTTAAATTACTACCAAAATGCTGTTTCAATAAGTATTCTGCTTTTATTAACGCAGTACCTGAGGCTTTTTCTGGATAACAATCTATTGTTTCATCTATAAGACCATTGGTGTTTTGATACACAGATGTAGAGCTTACAAAAACAATTTTTATAGACTTAGGTGTATGCTTAATAATTTG from Algibacter sp. L1A34 includes these protein-coding regions:
- a CDS encoding sirohydrochlorin chelatase gives rise to the protein MKKGILLCGHGSRTKSGTDSFKELVRVLQARYTEYEVDYGFLEFNHPVYEASVERMYQKGIREIYALPVILFAGSHAKNDIPYEMNTIQSYYKDLTIKMGKHLGVNSFLLELAQKRVLEEERKHSPMDRKEVCLMVVGRGTTDTDANSDVHKLACMLGEGMGFGFTTVSYSGTAYPSVTKSLELTSKMEFKRTIAIPFFFFTGILLERIYKQIRDFSETSPLEHVYTQAFGSDEFILKAFDERLDEAINGTANMNCQMCKYRKQIVGLESEIGKEQIGHHLGVKGLLFEEDEKVGQKSSVFTKIKKGLGI
- the cobA gene encoding uroporphyrinogen-III C-methyltransferase, translating into MNKHISILGLGWLGLPLALDLQKKGYSISGSTSDLDNLKSLSKYSFQVSRIKIESDKIIGDWDALISGASTLIINFPPKRIENIETIHPLQIEQIIKHTPKSIKIVFVSSTSVYQNTNGLIDETIDCYPEKASGTALIKAEYLLKQHFGSNLTILRLAGLIGSKRHPGRFLANKKQLKNPNVPVNLIHQKDAVGLIEAILKQNCFGEVINGCADVHPKRRAYYENAAFHLNLPTPVFEATTEERYKIIDNFKSKSLLNYTYQFSNPEWIFTKTYLPEISIIGAGPGNKNLLTLKAFEAIENAEIILHDNLISDEILNINTKAERIYVGRKFGDIEDQETRQNKINILMKAHCEQGERVVRLKSGDPYIYGRAAEEARFLTKQNLPFTVVPGISAALAAASSANIPITERRQSNAVLICTAHTADYSTAQLKGIAEMLNAGNTLALYMGLKSLDQIIPKLLKVCKNPDIPISAISNVSRQNEVLLSSTLGRIENDVKKQELQMPVVFLIGAEPIT